The following coding sequences are from one Shewanella eurypsychrophilus window:
- a CDS encoding formate dehydrogenase accessory sulfurtransferase FdhD yields the protein MHKPTLIKTATEVPLTIAVKAINESGELVDKHIACERPLTVYLNWQPIVTLMTLGARAEALALGYLKNQGFISELEKLESVIVDWEVSSAAIITKESTADLDEKLSEKTVTSGCGQGTVYGGFMDGLDEINLPTPQIKQSTIYSLLKNISEYNETYKNAGAVHGCGLCRGDQIVDFVEDVGRHNAVDTLAGEMWLKETVGEDKLFYTTGRLTSEMVIKVAKMGIPVLLSRSGATQMGLELAQQLGITMIARAKGKHFLIYNGADNVELDAIPPKRPEKQ from the coding sequence ATGCACAAGCCAACCTTGATAAAAACAGCCACTGAGGTGCCGTTAACCATTGCCGTTAAAGCAATTAATGAAAGCGGTGAATTGGTAGACAAGCATATCGCCTGCGAGCGACCATTGACCGTCTACCTTAACTGGCAGCCGATTGTCACCTTAATGACCTTAGGTGCTAGAGCCGAAGCACTGGCCCTTGGTTATCTTAAAAATCAAGGCTTTATCTCTGAGCTAGAAAAGCTTGAATCTGTGATTGTCGACTGGGAAGTCAGTTCAGCTGCGATTATCACCAAAGAAAGCACCGCCGATTTAGATGAAAAACTATCGGAAAAAACCGTCACCTCGGGTTGCGGTCAAGGGACTGTTTATGGCGGTTTTATGGATGGTCTCGATGAGATTAATCTACCAACACCACAAATCAAACAGAGCACCATATACAGTCTGCTAAAAAATATCAGCGAGTATAATGAAACCTATAAGAATGCCGGCGCGGTACACGGTTGTGGTTTATGTCGTGGCGATCAGATCGTCGATTTCGTCGAGGATGTTGGCCGTCATAATGCGGTAGACACCTTAGCCGGTGAAATGTGGTTAAAAGAGACTGTTGGTGAAGACAAACTCTTCTACACAACGGGCCGTCTCACCTCTGAAATGGTGATAAAAGTCGCCAAGATGGGCATTCCAGTGTTGTTATCCCGCAGTGGTGCAACTCAGATGGGGCTAGAGCTGGCGCAGCAGCTGGGGATCACCATGATTGCCCGTGCTAAGGGTAAGCACTTTCTTATCTACAATGGTGCCGACAATGTAGAGTTAGATGCAATACCGCCAAAGCGACCTGAAAAACAGTAA